In Massilia violaceinigra, one DNA window encodes the following:
- a CDS encoding glycoside hydrolase family 28 protein, with translation MKMSELAARRARMHCLRTLAAAALALCGAGHAQDTRTVREPTLPPACAVLLPEPALPGRDDAPRIQAAIDKCKPGHALHLAAQGDKRAFTAGPLTLRSGVTLVVDAGATLFASTDPALFDRGRNTCGTIDAAGTGCRPFITGDGISGAGIMGDGSIDGQGGQRIDGKPETWWQIARRAQKEKLRQNVPRLIQLERSQEFTMYRITLRNAANFHVAMNRVDGFTAWGIRIDTPHDARNTDGIDPGSSRNVTIAHSHIRTGDDNVAIKAGHNGPSENISILHNRFYSGHGMSIGSETNGGVHNVLVEDLDMDGTTSGLRIKSNDRRGGVVKGIVYRNVCLRNVQWPLYIDTNYVPAPPGDLIPDYQEVRMERVHSLTPGRNVILQGYDEKRPLRLTLDDVVVDGSPVMKIEFAHLAGQVNPPGAKGIDCSKRLVPFPDDAARVAKQGDELLLPK, from the coding sequence ATGAAGATGAGCGAATTGGCTGCGAGGCGCGCTCGCATGCATTGCCTGCGCACGCTGGCGGCAGCCGCGCTGGCCCTGTGCGGGGCGGGGCACGCGCAGGACACCCGCACCGTGCGCGAGCCAACGCTGCCGCCCGCGTGCGCGGTGCTGCTGCCCGAACCCGCCCTGCCCGGCCGCGACGATGCGCCGCGCATCCAGGCCGCCATCGACAAATGCAAGCCGGGCCACGCGCTGCATCTGGCGGCGCAGGGCGACAAGCGCGCCTTTACCGCCGGCCCGCTGACGCTCAGGAGCGGCGTGACGCTGGTGGTCGACGCCGGCGCCACGCTGTTCGCCAGTACCGATCCGGCACTGTTCGACCGTGGCCGCAACACCTGCGGCACCATCGACGCAGCCGGCACCGGCTGCCGCCCGTTCATCACGGGTGATGGCATCAGCGGTGCCGGCATCATGGGCGACGGCAGCATCGACGGCCAGGGTGGCCAGCGCATCGACGGCAAGCCCGAGACGTGGTGGCAAATCGCGCGCCGCGCGCAAAAGGAAAAGCTGCGCCAGAACGTGCCGCGCCTGATCCAGCTCGAGCGCTCGCAGGAGTTCACGATGTACCGCATCACCCTGCGCAATGCGGCCAACTTCCATGTGGCGATGAACCGGGTGGACGGCTTTACCGCGTGGGGCATCCGCATCGACACCCCGCACGACGCGCGCAATACCGACGGCATCGATCCCGGCTCCTCGCGCAACGTCACCATCGCGCACAGCCATATCCGCACCGGCGACGATAACGTGGCGATCAAGGCGGGTCACAACGGCCCGTCCGAGAACATCTCGATCCTGCACAACCGCTTCTACAGCGGCCATGGCATGTCGATCGGCAGCGAGACCAATGGCGGCGTGCACAACGTGCTGGTCGAGGACCTCGACATGGACGGCACCACGTCCGGCCTGCGCATCAAGAGCAACGACCGGCGCGGCGGCGTCGTCAAGGGCATCGTCTACCGCAATGTATGCCTGCGCAATGTGCAGTGGCCGCTGTATATCGATACTAACTACGTGCCCGCGCCGCCGGGCGACCTGATTCCCGACTACCAGGAGGTACGCATGGAGCGTGTGCACAGCCTCACGCCGGGACGCAACGTGATTCTGCAGGGTTATGACGAAAAACGCCCCCTGCGGCTCACGCTCGACGATGTGGTGGTGGACGGCAGCCCGGTGATGAAGATCGAGTTCGCGCACCTGGCCGGGCAGGTCAACCCTCCCGGCGCCAAGGGCATCGACTGCAGCAAGCGGCTGGTACCGTTCCCGGATGATGCGGCACGCGTCGCGAAACAAGGTGACGAACTGTTGTTGCCAAAATAA
- a CDS encoding TonB-dependent siderophore receptor, producing MTAPRLRPLCFAVSLACAQAQALAQTGDGGVVEAVTITAVRAQGFVPNSVSAGSFRGANVMDVPSTVNVITREVLELQAAAGLYDALRNTAGVTRQQNGGDTWDQLVIRGIAVENRTNYRLNGSVPVMNFSQVPMENKERVEVLKGASALYYGFTSPAGVVNFVTKRAGTAAVTSAGLKLDDHGTAIANVDIGRRLGQQQQFGVRVNAAGGALGSFLDKVGDGSRRFASAALDWRVDSRLLLKADLEYDRRKITEEVGVALPAAVNGVIALPRAVDPVRLVGPDIAKFDATSKSVALRADYALAEGWALTLEGGRSQVARERNLAIFRFTNAAAVATGAGRIAGNSQHSVVDSDIVRAELFGTVSTGAIKHEMTVGVSRTNKTQDPIYQSNYAVAAQNLYDPVAISNITWSARPASPTTAALDTRDDGLYAIDRMELSPQWQLIAGARKVRYRSTQGANDYAASKTTPMAAVIYKPLAELSFYASAAQGLEEGEPGPAGTVNQGERMAPGVSKQKELGMRWRAAGGTLLSAALFDIDRPGYYTNAANVFVADGEQHYRGVELATQGQLTRQLAWQTSAQFLQPEFADINASYNGKLPENASKQTASAYLSYAFDDAVPGLSLNSGMYYTGRRPVNDLNQAWLGGTTLWTAGARYVNQTMGKRTTWQANVENLGDKQYWAGAGGRLAAGAPRTIKLSVKVDL from the coding sequence ATGACCGCACCCCGCCTTCGCCCTCTCTGCTTCGCTGTTTCCCTCGCCTGCGCCCAAGCCCAGGCACTCGCCCAGACCGGCGACGGCGGCGTGGTGGAAGCGGTCACCATCACGGCCGTGCGCGCCCAGGGCTTCGTGCCGAACTCGGTGTCGGCGGGGAGCTTTCGCGGAGCGAACGTGATGGATGTGCCCTCCACCGTCAACGTCATCACGCGCGAGGTGCTGGAACTGCAGGCCGCCGCCGGCCTGTACGACGCGCTGCGCAATACGGCCGGCGTAACGCGCCAGCAGAACGGCGGCGACACCTGGGACCAGCTGGTCATCCGCGGCATCGCGGTCGAGAACCGCACCAACTACCGCTTGAATGGCTCGGTGCCGGTCATGAATTTCTCCCAGGTGCCGATGGAGAACAAGGAGCGCGTCGAAGTGCTCAAGGGCGCCTCGGCGCTGTACTACGGCTTTACCTCGCCGGCGGGCGTGGTCAACTTCGTCACCAAGCGCGCCGGCACGGCCGCCGTCACCAGCGCCGGCCTGAAACTCGATGACCACGGCACGGCGATTGCCAATGTCGATATCGGCCGCCGCCTCGGACAGCAGCAGCAATTCGGCGTGCGCGTCAACGCGGCCGGTGGTGCGCTGGGCAGCTTCCTCGACAAGGTCGGCGACGGCAGCCGGCGCTTTGCCTCCGCCGCGCTGGACTGGCGCGTCGACAGCCGCCTGCTGCTCAAGGCGGACCTGGAATACGACCGCCGCAAGATCACCGAAGAAGTGGGCGTGGCGCTGCCCGCCGCCGTCAATGGCGTGATCGCCCTGCCGCGCGCGGTGGACCCGGTGCGCCTGGTCGGCCCGGACATCGCCAAATTCGACGCCACCAGCAAAAGCGTCGCCCTGCGTGCCGACTACGCGCTGGCCGAGGGCTGGGCGCTCACGCTCGAAGGCGGCCGCTCGCAGGTCGCGCGCGAACGCAACCTGGCGATCTTCCGCTTCACGAACGCTGCCGCCGTGGCGACGGGCGCCGGCCGCATCGCCGGCAATTCGCAACACAGCGTGGTCGATTCCGATATCGTGCGCGCGGAGCTGTTCGGCACCGTTAGCACGGGCGCCATCAAGCACGAGATGACGGTTGGCGTCAGCCGCACCAACAAGACCCAGGACCCGATCTACCAGAGCAACTACGCGGTCGCCGCGCAAAACCTGTACGACCCGGTCGCCATCAGCAACATCACTTGGTCCGCGCGCCCGGCCAGCCCGACCACCGCCGCCCTCGACACGCGCGACGACGGCCTGTACGCCATCGACCGCATGGAACTGTCGCCCCAATGGCAGCTCATCGCCGGTGCGCGCAAGGTGCGCTACCGCAGCACGCAGGGCGCGAACGACTACGCGGCCAGCAAAACCACGCCGATGGCGGCCGTGATCTACAAGCCGCTCGCCGAGCTGTCGTTCTATGCCTCCGCCGCGCAAGGCCTGGAAGAAGGCGAGCCTGGTCCGGCCGGCACCGTCAACCAGGGCGAACGCATGGCGCCCGGCGTGAGCAAGCAGAAGGAACTGGGCATGCGCTGGCGCGCCGCCGGCGGCACCCTGCTGTCGGCCGCACTGTTCGACATCGACCGTCCCGGCTACTACACCAACGCCGCCAATGTGTTCGTGGCCGACGGCGAACAGCACTATCGCGGCGTGGAGCTGGCGACCCAGGGCCAGCTGACGCGCCAGCTGGCGTGGCAAACGTCGGCCCAGTTCCTGCAGCCGGAATTCGCCGACATCAACGCCAGCTACAATGGCAAGCTGCCGGAAAACGCCTCGAAGCAAACCGCCAGCGCCTATCTATCGTATGCCTTCGACGACGCCGTGCCCGGGCTGTCGCTTAACAGCGGCATGTATTACACGGGCCGCCGGCCGGTCAATGACCTCAACCAGGCCTGGCTTGGCGGCACCACCTTGTGGACCGCCGGCGCGCGCTACGTCAACCAGACCATGGGCAAACGCACCACCTGGCAGGCCAACGTCGAGAACCTCGGCGACAAGCAGTACTGGGCCGGCGCCGGCGGACGGCTGGCCGCCGGTGCGCCGCGCACCATCAAGCTGAGCGTGAAGGTCGATCTGTAA
- a CDS encoding ferritin-like domain-containing protein codes for MAQPLELRAHALQCLLEPDPGTKTALIAALAQAHLAAGWVVDNGAAFDVTRPIPGRPERPLLVPPRLVGRRSMVTVEGRAMLVHSLAHIEFNAMNLALDALWRFPDLPAEYYTDWLRVAKEEAYHFSMLAAHLQVLGYQYGDFPAHDSLWEMVEKTKGDVVARMALVPRTLEARGLDAIPPLRAKIAQAGDMAAAAILDIILRDEVGHVEIGNRWYRYLCEQRGLDPQTAYAELALRYEAPVLKGPFNLDARRRAGFTEAELVDFS; via the coding sequence ATGGCGCAACCGCTGGAACTGCGCGCACACGCGCTGCAGTGCTTACTTGAACCCGATCCCGGCACCAAGACCGCCCTCATTGCCGCGCTGGCGCAGGCGCATCTGGCCGCCGGCTGGGTGGTGGACAATGGCGCCGCATTCGACGTAACGCGTCCGATTCCCGGCCGGCCGGAGCGCCCGCTGCTGGTACCGCCACGCCTGGTGGGGCGGCGTTCGATGGTGACGGTGGAGGGGCGCGCGATGCTGGTTCATTCGCTGGCCCACATCGAATTTAACGCGATGAACCTGGCGCTCGATGCGCTCTGGCGTTTCCCGGATCTGCCCGCGGAGTATTACACCGACTGGCTGCGCGTGGCAAAGGAAGAGGCTTATCACTTCTCGATGCTGGCCGCGCATCTGCAGGTGCTCGGTTACCAGTACGGCGACTTCCCGGCGCACGACAGCTTGTGGGAGATGGTCGAGAAAACCAAGGGCGACGTGGTGGCGCGCATGGCGCTGGTGCCGCGCACCCTGGAAGCGCGCGGACTCGATGCGATTCCGCCGTTGCGCGCCAAGATCGCGCAGGCGGGCGACATGGCGGCGGCAGCGATCCTCGACATCATTTTGCGCGACGAGGTCGGGCATGTGGAGATCGGCAACCGCTGGTACCGCTATCTGTGCGAACAGCGCGGGCTCGATCCGCAGACGGCGTACGCCGAACTGGCGCTGCGCTACGAAGCGCCAGTACTGAAGGGGCCGTTCAATCTCGACGCGCGCCGCCGCGCGGGTTTTACCGAGGCGGAGCTCGTCGATTTCTCGTAA
- the pstS gene encoding phosphate ABC transporter substrate-binding protein PstS, which yields MSFKNKIIFAALVVLSPATYAQNQLAGAGSSAAEILYTSMAAAYSKYAQVGVSYQSSSSTDGLQQVKSRKVDFGATDVFLSADERKSGKLLCFPTAVSGIVPIINVPGVASGQLKLTGELLADIFSRKITKWNDPKLQALNPGLTLPALPITVVTRQDSSGTTFNFTDYLSKSSPDWKAAYGSNYSIAWVAGTTPVKGSSSVVAALKQTAGAIGYVDYQYVSKNKLNFAMLKNRDGKFVTPTGAGFSSAMNNSGWATKGAYEEMLTDKPGAGSWPITASTFAIVPLVSSKPDNTVAAIKFFTWGFVHGDDAVGNTAFVRLPDNVQGRIFGELTTITDTAGAPLKWSLADMLKMR from the coding sequence ATGTCATTCAAAAATAAAATCATCTTTGCCGCCCTCGTGGTCTTGTCCCCTGCCACTTATGCCCAGAACCAATTGGCGGGCGCCGGCTCGTCGGCGGCAGAAATCCTGTACACCTCGATGGCCGCCGCGTACAGCAAGTACGCCCAAGTGGGCGTCAGCTACCAGTCCAGCAGTTCCACGGACGGCTTACAGCAGGTCAAGAGCCGCAAGGTGGACTTCGGCGCCACCGATGTTTTCCTGTCCGCGGATGAACGCAAATCGGGCAAACTGCTGTGTTTCCCGACTGCCGTCTCCGGCATCGTGCCGATCATTAATGTGCCCGGCGTCGCCAGCGGACAGCTCAAATTGACCGGCGAGCTCCTGGCCGACATCTTCAGCCGGAAAATCACGAAATGGAACGATCCCAAGCTGCAAGCCCTCAATCCGGGACTGACCCTGCCTGCCCTGCCGATCACCGTCGTGACCCGCCAGGACAGCTCGGGCACCACGTTCAACTTCACCGATTACCTCAGCAAAAGCAGTCCTGACTGGAAAGCCGCCTACGGCAGCAACTACAGCATTGCCTGGGTCGCGGGAACGACGCCCGTCAAAGGCAGCTCATCCGTGGTGGCCGCACTCAAGCAGACCGCAGGCGCGATCGGCTATGTGGACTACCAGTATGTCTCGAAGAACAAACTGAACTTCGCCATGCTGAAGAACCGCGACGGCAAGTTCGTCACCCCAACCGGCGCCGGCTTTTCCTCGGCGATGAACAATAGCGGATGGGCGACCAAGGGCGCCTACGAAGAAATGCTCACCGATAAGCCCGGTGCCGGCAGCTGGCCGATCACGGCCAGTACCTTTGCCATCGTCCCGCTGGTCAGCAGCAAGCCCGACAACACCGTGGCCGCCATCAAATTTTTCACCTGGGGCTTCGTTCACGGCGATGACGCCGTCGGCAACACGGCCTTCGTGCGCCTGCCCGATAATGTCCAGGGCCGCATCTTCGGCGAGCTGACCACCATCACCGACACCGCGGGCGCGCCGCTCAAGTGGTCGCTGGCCGACATGCTCAAGATGCGTTGA